From Hyphomicrobiales bacterium:
AGAGTCCCACGGCCAGGTCGCGGCGGGTCTCCTCGGTAAGGGTATGGAAGCTCATCCCGTGTTCCGACAGACGCCGATGAAAGGAGCGCGCGCTCAGTCCGAGACCGCGTGCAATATCCGCCATCCTGGGCGCGCCCTCGGTGAGCGCCTGTGCGATGGCGTCCTTCGCGTGGGCGACCAGCGGGGCCTCATCGGCGATCTCCGACAACTCGGCATCCAGATGCGAGGTCAGGTAACGCGAAATTCCCTCGTCGCCTAGGATGTTCGGTTGCGCCAGCGTCTTCCGAGAGAACAGGATTGCATCCAGGTCTGCGCCGAAACTGACAGGACAGCCGAAATAGTCGTTGTGACAGTTTGTGGAAGTCGGGGCTGGATGCTGGACCAGCACCTCCAGGGGCGCGACGGGCACCGGGCAGACCTGCCTCGCTATAGAGACGGCGCTCGCGAGCGTCGCCTCGTTCGACAGCCGAAGGCCCAGCCGCCGCACGCCAGATCGGTGCAGAATGAAGAGCGTGCCGCGCGGATCGGGACGCAACTCGTACTCCACGACGCTAGTCCAGAGCCGGGCATAGCGCTCCACCCGTTGAAAGGACCCGCCAAGCGTCGTCGCCGCCTTGAACGCCAATCCCAGCGCGCCGTACTCGTCGAGCCGCATGGACGCACCGACGCGCAGGGGCAGATCGGTCGCGTCCGTCTGCGAGGCGATGCGCTCCAGCAGGTCGTAGTAGCTGTCGGCGGGAAGCATCGCCTTCGGATCCCAATGCCCTTCCGCATCGAGACCGACCGATGCAAGCAATGCGGCCGCATCGACTTGAGTCCTCACCGCGGCGACCATCTTTCGCGCGAATAATGAAGTAACGTAGCCCACGATCGAAACTCTACGCGGAATGGGCACGAGCTCCAAATATGCCGATCGCTGTCAAGATCGCGGCAACGCCAGTCCAAAAGCCGGGAACGCTTCGAGA
This genomic window contains:
- a CDS encoding helix-turn-helix domain-containing protein encodes the protein MVAAVRTQVDAAALLASVGLDAEGHWDPKAMLPADSYYDLLERIASQTDATDLPLRVGASMRLDEYGALGLAFKAATTLGGSFQRVERYARLWTSVVEYELRPDPRGTLFILHRSGVRRLGLRLSNEATLASAVSIARQVCPVPVAPLEVLVQHPAPTSTNCHNDYFGCPVSFGADLDAILFSRKTLAQPNILGDEGISRYLTSHLDAELSEIADEAPLVAHAKDAIAQALTEGAPRMADIARGLGLSARSFHRRLSEHGMSFHTLTEETRRDLAVGLLREESHSLAEIAFLTGFSEQSSFTRAFKRWVGTTPASYRKARMSR